A window of Ruania suaedae contains these coding sequences:
- a CDS encoding sugar-transfer associated ATP-grasp domain-containing protein, which yields MSAGSAVGAVVRPVRGVLGRVRRKVRAARVLLKELRKLARKERQWQVPLAMRHPRFWFKGFLSRSAVLYDLQHTDHGQYVSDLQRLFRTKYMVHARLQDVINNKLTTHLLLRAMDVRSPELLGLYSRGAVHPFPAEGRVPIEEFLGRMTEGEKVFFKVLAGAEGKNIVAVEKVDATTVRANGEAMAPEQMKQLLGTHDRPFIVERGLAQHEVVGGLYPNTVNTVRVLTMLDVNNGYEPFIALAVQRIGCRRAEPSDNWSRGGLSSRIDLETGELGPATRLPDSNVKEWFDAHPDTGAQIEGVVLPYWQETRDLVMHAARVLSFMEYVGWDIVIGPEGPLVLEANINTGVNVLQSHQPLFADPRVRAYYAERGVHTELGSEPPAVVVEEPV from the coding sequence GTGAGTGCAGGTAGTGCAGTAGGTGCCGTCGTCCGGCCGGTACGTGGCGTGCTGGGGCGGGTGCGGCGCAAGGTGCGTGCCGCGCGGGTGCTGCTCAAGGAGCTGCGCAAGCTCGCTCGCAAAGAGCGCCAGTGGCAGGTGCCGCTCGCGATGCGCCACCCCCGGTTCTGGTTCAAGGGGTTCCTCTCCCGCAGCGCGGTGCTCTACGACCTGCAGCACACCGACCACGGCCAGTACGTCTCCGACCTGCAGCGGCTCTTCCGCACCAAGTACATGGTGCACGCCCGGCTGCAGGACGTCATCAACAACAAGCTGACCACCCACCTGCTCCTGCGTGCCATGGACGTGCGCTCACCGGAGTTGCTCGGTCTCTACTCCCGCGGGGCCGTGCACCCCTTCCCCGCGGAGGGCCGGGTGCCCATCGAGGAGTTCCTGGGCCGGATGACCGAGGGCGAGAAGGTGTTCTTCAAGGTGCTCGCGGGCGCCGAGGGCAAGAACATCGTCGCGGTCGAGAAGGTCGATGCCACCACCGTGCGGGCCAACGGTGAGGCGATGGCACCGGAGCAGATGAAGCAGCTGCTGGGCACCCATGACCGGCCGTTCATCGTCGAGCGCGGCCTGGCCCAGCACGAGGTGGTGGGCGGGCTGTACCCGAACACGGTCAACACGGTCCGGGTGCTGACGATGCTCGATGTGAACAACGGGTACGAGCCGTTCATCGCGCTCGCGGTCCAGCGGATCGGGTGCCGGCGGGCCGAGCCCTCCGACAACTGGAGCCGCGGCGGCCTCAGCTCGCGGATCGATCTGGAGACCGGGGAGCTGGGGCCGGCCACCCGGCTGCCGGACAGCAACGTCAAGGAGTGGTTCGACGCGCACCCGGACACCGGCGCGCAGATCGAGGGCGTGGTGTTGCCGTACTGGCAGGAGACCCGGGACCTGGTGATGCACGCCGCCCGGGTGCTGTCCTTCATGGAGTACGTGGGCTGGGACATCGTGATCGGTCCCGAGGGACCGCTGGTGCTGGAAGCCAACATCAACACCGGCGTCAACGTGCTGCAGTCGCACCAGCCGCTGTTCGCCGACCCGCGGGTACGTGCCTACTACGCCGAGCGCGGCGTCCACACCGAGCTGGGATCCGAACCACCCGCCGTTGTCGTCGAGGAACCGGTGTGA